The Populus trichocarpa isolate Nisqually-1 chromosome 11, P.trichocarpa_v4.1, whole genome shotgun sequence genome has a segment encoding these proteins:
- the LOC7460798 gene encoding homeobox-leucine zipper protein ATHB-52: MDFFHSQNQHSPKHQNSSNKKRLTHDQVRLLERTFTTTKKLEPELKVQLANQLGVPPRQIAIWYQNKRARWKTQSLELDYNSLHAKLEDALADRRRLEREVVQLQEELRRAQQMVFHLNQGPAQPPVNVSSNSSCDEGGSSSLHEEANGEVLQLEELYACLYGAGGSTWG; this comes from the coding sequence ATGGATTTCTTCCATTCTCAAAACCAACACTCGCCAAAACACCAAAACAGCAGCAACAAGAAAAGGCTAACACATGACCAAGTGAGGCTCCTTGAGAGAACCTTCACAACCACCAAGAAACTCGAGCCTGAGCTTAAGGTCCAGCTTGCAAACCAACTAGGGGTGCCCCCAAGACAAATTGCTATATGGTACCAAAACAAGCGAGCAAGATGGAAGACACAGAGCCTTGAGCTTGACTATAATTCACTTCATGCGAAACTAGAGGATGCATTAGCCGATAGGAGGCGACTAGAAAGAGAAGTGGTACAACTTCAAGAGGAGTTGAGGAGGGCTCAACAAATGGTGTTCCACTTGAACCAAGGACCAGCTCAACCTCCTGTTAATGTTTCTTCTAACTCCTCTTGTGATGAGGGAGGCAGCTCTAGCTTGCACGAGGAAGCGAATGGTGAGGTCTTGCAACTTGAAGAGCTCTATGCTTGTTTGTATGGCGCTGGTGGGTCAACTTGgggttaa